In Fluviispira sanaruensis, a genomic segment contains:
- the rocD gene encoding ornithine--oxo-acid transaminase: protein MTNPKSSESAKKYIDLANKYGAHNYHPLEVVLTKGFGEWVWDIDGKKYLDMLSAYSAVNQGHCHPRLQKTLMDQSQKITLTSRAFHNDQMGPWLKQITEMCSMDMALPMNTGAEAVETAIKIARKWGYVVKKIPLNSAEIIVCDHNFHGRTSTIVSFSSELQYKQEFGPFCGGFRAVPFGDAEALEKAITPNTVGFLFEPIQGEAGIIIPPEGYLSKISSICKKNNILCIADEIQTGMGRTGKLFAHQYEDCHPDMLILGKALGGAFYPISAVVGSKDVIGVLKPGDHGSTFGGNSLACALSQTAMDIIVEEDLSQRAYKLGEKFRKTLSSLPSHVVKEVRGKGLLNAIEIQKDAGHGRFYSELLQERGILAKETHDVTIRFAPPLIIQESSLDFALKTITEVFSKTQDEWNKK, encoded by the coding sequence ATGACAAACCCAAAGAGTTCAGAGTCAGCAAAAAAATATATAGATTTGGCAAATAAATATGGTGCGCACAATTATCATCCACTAGAAGTTGTTCTGACAAAAGGCTTTGGTGAATGGGTATGGGATATCGATGGGAAAAAATATTTGGACATGTTGAGTGCTTACAGTGCTGTCAATCAGGGGCACTGTCATCCACGTTTACAAAAAACTCTTATGGATCAATCGCAAAAAATCACTTTGACTTCCCGTGCTTTTCACAACGACCAAATGGGGCCTTGGCTCAAACAGATCACAGAAATGTGCTCTATGGATATGGCATTGCCTATGAACACTGGAGCAGAAGCTGTTGAAACAGCTATTAAAATAGCGCGTAAATGGGGTTATGTCGTTAAGAAAATCCCGTTAAACAGCGCTGAAATCATCGTCTGCGATCATAACTTTCACGGTCGCACATCAACAATCGTCAGCTTTTCAAGTGAATTGCAGTACAAACAAGAGTTTGGCCCTTTTTGTGGTGGCTTTCGCGCAGTCCCTTTCGGCGATGCCGAAGCCCTAGAAAAAGCAATCACACCAAATACAGTCGGTTTTCTGTTTGAGCCGATTCAAGGCGAGGCTGGCATTATCATTCCACCAGAGGGATACTTATCTAAAATTAGCTCTATATGTAAAAAGAATAATATTTTATGTATTGCAGATGAAATTCAAACAGGTATGGGGAGAACGGGCAAGCTTTTCGCCCATCAATACGAGGATTGCCATCCTGATATGCTTATTCTTGGAAAGGCACTCGGCGGAGCATTTTATCCTATTTCAGCGGTCGTTGGTTCCAAAGATGTCATTGGTGTGTTGAAACCAGGCGATCATGGCTCAACTTTTGGTGGGAACTCTCTTGCATGCGCTCTTTCACAAACAGCTATGGATATAATTGTTGAAGAAGATCTCTCTCAAAGAGCATATAAACTTGGTGAAAAATTTAGAAAAACTCTGTCCTCCCTACCATCTCATGTTGTGAAAGAAGTGCGTGGAAAAGGTCTGCTTAATGCCATCGAAATTCAAAAAGATGCTGGACATGGACGTTTTTACAGTGAACTTTTACAAGAAAGAGGTATACTGGCAAAAGAAACACACGACGTTACCATTCGCTTTGCTCCTCCGTTAATTATTCAGGAGTCAAGTTTAGATTTCGCTTTAAAAACAATCACCGAAGTTTTTTCTAAAACTCAGGATGAGTGGAACAAAAAATAA